From a region of the Chloroflexota bacterium genome:
- the murA gene encoding UDP-N-acetylglucosamine 1-carboxyvinyltransferase yields the protein MEQFIIEGGHPLNGEVIPSGNKNAALPLIAACLLTDEPVILHNVPRIGDIETLLVLLSELGVQITRNGDQSITLTARDLRHAAPNPELFRRIRGSITLIGPMLARAGQIQLPLPGGDKIGRRRIDTHLLALEAMGAQAEHNGDFTLVANGLSGADVLLDETSVTATENAIMAAALARGTSIIRNAASEPHVQDLCLCINEMGGKISGIGSNILHIEGVDRLHGVEFSICPDHIEVGSFIGLGAVTDGELRIRGVNRQHTRMMDMIFRERLGVAMHYEEDTLVIEDKQELTIQPDVGGAVPKIENSPWPAFPADVLSIALVLATQARGTVLIHDKMFESRLYFTDKLITMGAQIILCDPHRAVVVGPSTLRGSTVVSPDIRAGMALVIAALCAEGVSEIGNINQIDRGYENLEEKLKGLGASLERHSL from the coding sequence ATGGAGCAATTCATCATCGAAGGTGGACACCCTCTCAACGGTGAGGTTATTCCCAGCGGCAACAAGAATGCAGCCCTGCCGCTGATTGCAGCCTGTCTGCTTACTGACGAGCCGGTTATCCTTCACAATGTGCCCAGGATTGGGGATATTGAAACCCTGCTGGTCCTGCTCAGCGAATTGGGTGTACAGATCACCCGAAATGGCGACCAGAGTATCACATTGACCGCCCGCGACCTGCGCCATGCCGCGCCCAATCCCGAGCTGTTTCGGCGTATACGCGGCTCGATTACGCTCATCGGGCCGATGTTGGCGCGAGCCGGCCAGATTCAGTTGCCTCTCCCCGGCGGCGACAAGATCGGACGGCGGCGCATCGACACCCATCTGTTGGCCCTGGAAGCCATGGGGGCTCAGGCGGAGCATAACGGAGATTTCACCCTGGTGGCCAACGGGCTTTCAGGAGCAGATGTGTTGCTGGATGAAACCAGCGTGACCGCTACCGAAAATGCAATCATGGCTGCGGCCCTGGCGCGGGGAACTTCAATCATCCGTAACGCCGCCTCTGAACCGCACGTGCAGGACCTGTGCCTGTGCATCAACGAGATGGGGGGAAAGATCAGCGGCATTGGCAGCAATATTCTGCATATCGAAGGGGTAGACCGGTTGCACGGCGTTGAATTCAGCATCTGCCCCGATCATATCGAGGTGGGCAGTTTCATCGGCCTGGGCGCCGTGACCGATGGAGAACTCCGCATCCGCGGCGTGAATCGCCAGCATACGCGCATGATGGACATGATCTTCCGGGAGCGACTCGGCGTTGCCATGCACTATGAGGAGGATACCCTGGTTATCGAGGACAAACAGGAGCTGACGATCCAGCCAGATGTCGGCGGCGCGGTACCCAAGATCGAAAATTCCCCCTGGCCTGCCTTTCCGGCCGATGTGCTGAGCATTGCTCTGGTGCTGGCAACCCAGGCGCGCGGGACCGTGTTGATCCATGACAAGATGTTCGAGAGTAGATTGTACTTCACTGACAAGTTGATCACCATGGGCGCCCAGATCATACTTTGCGATCCCCATCGAGCTGTGGTGGTGGGACCCTCGACATTGCGCGGTAGCACTGTTGTCAGCCCGGATATCCGGGCAGGTATGGCCCTGGTGATCGCTGCCCTCTGCGCCGAGGGTGTCAGCGAAATCGGTAACATCAATCAGATCGATCGTGGGTACGAGAATCTGGAGGAGAAACTGAAGGGCCTAGGCGCGTCTTTGGAGCGGCACAGCCTCTGA
- a CDS encoding lamin tail domain-containing protein, giving the protein MLGDRLSYRLLPVIMLLAGRLLGTPSAQDFQPVTDSVVINEVAWSGTGASGHHEWIELHNAGDQSLDITGWRLVAADGQPDIALVGTIAPHGFFLMESGDDSPVADIPADQVFQGTLGDAGEILSLRNANGIQVDTANGDGGFWPAGTGHPGFRAMERSNPLQPDADGNWHSNNGLVRNGHDEDGNPINGTPASSNSPPGPPLPTATPLPTHTPTETPAPTNTPTPEPTSTPYSDQLTLNEFMPNPDSDWNDDGTADEQDEYIELFNGSALPLDVSGWQLDDRAEGGSSPYVLPAGSWIPARGFLLAFRSESNLALNNSGGDSVRLLRPDGLLVEEFPYTNGRDDEAYSKTVDGGGEWVRTYPPSPGSSNQPPPTATPTATPTTATLAGWVFEDSDEDGVYEPWHGETGIANVLVILSDGRSKLTGPTGWYGWHNLPPDDYTVWQAQPVHSISSTPDQLTVTLVAGQFHDNVNFGEIFLPPSQIQPPVSLNEFLPSPSSDWDGDGSASAEDEWVELYNDSDQTMDVGGWFLDDVDDSPVRLPTGSAPYLIPPGTLILPQSYLVIYRSSSRVALNNSGDTVRLLGPGQYEVEAFSYGSTGYDVAWAKTVEGGEQWTDGYPPSPGGVNGAGVTPSPSPTATQTATASPSVSPTPGPSFTPSPTSTPLATATPYPTVDPGSVMVFLNEYMPDPATDWNGDGESDQGDEYIELYNGGEEAVHLGGWILDDVEDGMVEGRLMAPQGSSPYVISPGTVITPGGYLLFFRSDTRLALNNTGDWVRLLQPDGREVEATEYTTSRDDEAYSKRVDGGDEWTRHYQPSPGGSNIPPPVTLTPIPTATLTPSPTHTPSASPTGSPSPTSTPLATATPYPTVDPGSVMVFLNEYMPDPATDWNGDGESDQGDEYIELYNGG; this is encoded by the coding sequence ATGTTGGGGGACAGACTATCCTATCGCTTGCTGCCGGTCATCATGTTGCTGGCAGGTCGTCTCTTGGGCACACCGTCGGCCCAAGACTTTCAGCCAGTAACAGATTCCGTCGTCATCAATGAGGTGGCCTGGAGCGGTACTGGCGCCAGTGGCCATCATGAGTGGATTGAATTACACAATGCCGGCGACCAGTCGCTGGATATCACAGGTTGGCGGCTGGTGGCAGCTGACGGACAGCCGGACATTGCGCTGGTTGGTACCATAGCGCCCCACGGCTTTTTTCTTATGGAAAGCGGCGATGACAGTCCGGTGGCGGATATACCTGCCGACCAGGTCTTCCAGGGGACGCTGGGTGATGCCGGGGAGATATTGAGTCTTCGCAACGCCAATGGAATCCAGGTTGACACCGCCAACGGCGATGGTGGATTCTGGCCTGCGGGGACGGGCCATCCTGGATTTCGTGCCATGGAGCGCAGCAATCCTCTGCAGCCGGACGCCGACGGGAACTGGCACAGCAACAACGGTTTGGTGCGAAATGGGCACGACGAGGATGGCAATCCGATCAATGGCACGCCGGCATCCTCGAACTCACCGCCGGGACCTCCTTTGCCTACCGCAACGCCTCTGCCAACGCATACCCCGACAGAGACGCCTGCACCCACAAACACGCCAACACCCGAGCCGACCTCCACACCCTACTCCGATCAACTGACCCTCAACGAGTTCATGCCCAATCCCGACTCCGACTGGAACGACGATGGAACTGCCGACGAGCAGGACGAGTACATTGAGCTCTTCAACGGTAGCGCGCTGCCGCTGGATGTTTCCGGTTGGCAGTTAGATGATCGAGCAGAGGGAGGTTCTTCTCCATACGTTCTGCCTGCCGGCTCATGGATACCGGCAAGAGGATTTTTGCTTGCCTTTCGTAGCGAGAGCAATCTGGCGCTCAACAACAGTGGCGGCGACTCGGTGCGTCTTCTCCGGCCAGACGGCCTTCTGGTGGAGGAATTTCCGTATACGAATGGCCGGGACGACGAAGCCTACAGCAAGACGGTCGACGGCGGCGGCGAATGGGTCCGTACCTATCCTCCTTCGCCCGGTTCCTCCAACCAGCCGCCACCCACTGCCACGCCGACCGCAACACCGACGACGGCAACGCTGGCAGGTTGGGTGTTCGAAGATTCTGATGAGGATGGCGTTTACGAGCCATGGCACGGGGAAACGGGAATCGCCAATGTGTTGGTCATCCTCAGCGATGGCCGGAGCAAGCTCACGGGGCCAACGGGCTGGTATGGCTGGCACAACCTGCCGCCTGACGACTATACAGTCTGGCAAGCACAGCCAGTTCATTCCATCAGTTCCACGCCGGATCAACTGACAGTGACGCTGGTTGCCGGCCAGTTCCATGACAACGTCAATTTTGGCGAAATCTTCCTGCCGCCCTCCCAGATCCAGCCGCCGGTGTCTCTCAACGAGTTTCTTCCCTCGCCATCTTCCGATTGGGACGGTGATGGGTCCGCCAGCGCCGAAGACGAGTGGGTTGAACTTTACAACGACTCCGACCAGACCATGGATGTCGGTGGCTGGTTTCTGGATGACGTGGATGATAGCCCAGTCCGATTACCGACAGGTAGTGCCCCTTATTTGATACCACCTGGCACACTGATTCTGCCGCAAAGCTATCTGGTGATCTATCGAAGCAGCAGTCGTGTGGCACTGAATAACAGCGGAGATACCGTTCGCTTGCTTGGTCCAGGGCAATATGAGGTAGAGGCATTCTCCTATGGCTCCACCGGTTACGACGTTGCCTGGGCCAAGACTGTCGAAGGTGGCGAACAGTGGACCGATGGCTACCCGCCGTCGCCGGGCGGTGTCAATGGCGCTGGCGTGACACCATCACCCAGCCCGACCGCTACACAGACGGCGACAGCAAGCCCATCGGTGTCGCCAACGCCCGGTCCCTCCTTCACGCCCTCGCCCACGTCGACTCCGCTGGCCACTGCGACCCCATACCCGACCGTCGATCCAGGCTCCGTGATGGTGTTTCTCAACGAGTACATGCCGGACCCAGCCACAGACTGGAACGGCGACGGTGAGAGTGATCAGGGGGATGAATACATCGAGCTGTACAACGGGGGCGAAGAGGCAGTACACCTGGGTGGCTGGATTCTGGATGACGTCGAGGATGGCATGGTCGAGGGGCGACTCATGGCACCGCAGGGCAGCTCTCCCTACGTGATTTCCCCTGGCACGGTGATAACGCCGGGGGGCTATCTGCTCTTTTTCCGCAGCGATACGCGGCTGGCACTGAACAACACGGGGGACTGGGTGCGTCTGTTACAGCCCGACGGCAGGGAGGTCGAGGCGACCGAATACACTACCAGTCGGGACGACGAGGCCTACAGCAAGAGGGTCGATGGTGGAGACGAGTGGACCCGGCACTATCAGCCATCGCCGGGTGGCAGCAATATCCCACCGCCCGTCACGCTCACGCCAATCCCTACGGCGACCCTCACACCTTCACCGACTCACACGCCATCTGCAAGCCCAACAGGGAGCCCCTCGCCCACGTCGACTCCGCTGGCCACTGCGACCCCATATCCGACCGTCGATCCAGGCTCCGTGATGG